In Paralichthys olivaceus isolate ysfri-2021 chromosome 13, ASM2471397v2, whole genome shotgun sequence, the following are encoded in one genomic region:
- the lipeb gene encoding hormone-sensitive lipase isoform X3, translating into MASNKKGGGSRLEKGVNGRRSSKHREGPVVMDTKAVFAALYSVCEENATFFSGGAKGTQGDAARRLVDTMNLIQEHARSLEPVISGFASVYHHFDFDPHIPANGYRSLVKVVRCCILHIIHKGRYISANRRSIFFRVAHNAGEMEAYCSALCQLRALLYLAQRMLHDNSSGNLFFQDESGLSESFVREYSSMHKGCFYGRCLGFQFTPSIRPCLQTIAIGLVAFGENYKRHQSGIVEAGGIAPYGVAASSLFTSGKYAIDPELRGAEFERITQNLDVHFWKTFWNITETELPSSLASMTSTQVKVNRPLSVPPVPFDLPLAANHRVSVTISPPSAHIGTAPVQMRLISYDLREGQDSETLLSLSRSEGGSISLSLGLKAKRLPSSPCLLIHFHGGGFVAQTSKSHEPYLKSWSQDLGVPVLSIDYSLAPEAPFPRALEECFYSYCWALRNHHLLGWTGEKVCLAGDSAGGNLCLTTSMRAAAFGVRMPDGIVAAYPATLLTAYASPSRLLSLMDPLLPLSVLSRCLSAYAGNEPQTEKQVEKVSTLSLVRRDTALMLRDFRQGASNWIHSLLDHNRAPASSGAAAEVPPGATDAVRKSISEASISSPHADPPVPSELSEFPTRKLSVKSQTCQDLGSHSSSTLHSTPLLSERTPEDVNFFFCKDADPSMSSDLSSVAIPPPAGEEGSELGHCREFPLGFEPLRSEQLAEMKLNSSPVVKDPFCSPLLAPDSMLTGLPPVHIVACALDPMLDDSVMFAKRLRNLDQPVTLCVVDDLPHGFLSLSQLSKETREAANVCVERIRAVFTQKDTPPEPRKHRKLERTDRGVSASSGEGASLFTGPIEEEEQDVGRGVKIADGEDLVTVAAQNSTDAGGIGA; encoded by the exons TGATGGACACCAAGGCAGTGTTTGCGGCCCTGTACAGCGTGTGCGAAGAAAATGCCACTTTCTTCTCAGGAGGAGCCAAAGGAACACAGGGTGACGCGGCGCGGCGGCTGGTGGATACAATGAACTTGATCCAGGAGCACGCTCGCAGTCTGGAGCCGGTCATCTCTGGCTTCGCTTCAGTTTACCATCATTTTGACTTTGACCCACACATACCTGCTAATGGCTATCGTTCGCTGGTCAAG GTGGTGCGTTGCTGCATTCTCCACATCATCCACAAGGGGCGCTACATAAGCGCCAATCGCCGCAGCATCTTTTTTAGAGTAGCGCACAATGCAGGGGAGATGGAGGCATACTGCAGCGCCCTGTGTCAGCTGCGTGCCCTGCTCTACTTGGCTCAGCGCATGCTACATGACAACAGCTCTGGCAACTTGTTTTTCCAGGACGAAAGTGGCCTCAGCGAGAGCTTTGTCCGCGAGTACTCATCTATGCACAAGGGATGCTTCTATGGCCGTTGCCTGGGCTTTCAG TTTACTCCATCTATCCGACCCTGTCTCCAGACCATTGCTATCGGCCTTGTGGCCTTTGGAGAGAACTACAAGCGCCATCAGTCAGGAATAG TGGAGGCAGGAGGTATTGCACCATATG GGGTGGCAGCCAGCTCGCTCTTTACCTCAGGGAAGTACGCCATTGACCCTGAGTTGAGAGGGGCGGAATTTGAACGCATCACCCAGAACCTGGACGTCCATTTTTGGAAGACCTTCTGGAACATTACTGAGACTGAACTCCCGTCG AGTCTGGCCAGTATGACATCCACTCAGGTTAAGGTGAACCGGCCTCTCTCTGTGCCCCCTGTGCCCTTTGACCTTCCCTTGGCGGCCAACCACAGAGTATCTGTAACCATTTCTCCACCGTCTGCGCACATTGGCACTGCTCCAGTTCAGATGAGGCTCATCTCTTATGACTTGCGTGAAGGACAG GACAGTGAAACCCTGCTATCTCTCTCCCGCTCTGAGGGAGGATCCATCTCTCTGTCGCTGGGGTTGAAGGCCAAGCGACTCCCCTCTTCTCCTTGCTTGCTGATCCACTTCCATGGAGGGGGCTTTGTGGCCCAGACGTCCAAGTCCCATGAG CCCTATCTGAAGAGTTGGTCCCAGGACCTTGGTGTCCCCGTCTTGTCAATTGACTACTCCCTGGCCCCTGAAGCCCCCTTTCCGAGGGCCTTGGAGGAGTGCTTCTATTCCTACTGCTGGGCTCTGAGAAACCACCACCTACTGG GATGGACCGGAGAGAAAGTATGTCTGGCTGGGGATAGTGCGGGAGGCAATTTGTGTCTGACGACATCGATGCGAGCGGCTGCCTTTGGTGTTCGAATGCCAGATGGCATCGTGGCAGCCTACCCGGCTACCCTGCTGACTGCCTACGCATCTCCCTCCCGTCTGCTTTCACTTATGGATCCCCTGCTTCCGCTCAGTGTGCTCTCTAGGTGTCTCAGTGCCTacgcag gcaATGAGCCACAGACTGAGAAGCAGGTAGAGAAAGTGAGCACACTGAGCCTGGTGAGAAGAGACACGGCGCTGATGCTGCGAGATTTCCGACAGGGAGCCTCCAACTGGATCCACTCTCTGCTGGATCACAACAGAGCTCCAGCTTCTTCTGGCGCAGCTGCAGAGGTGCCACCAGGAGCCACTG aTGCAGTGAGGAAGAGCATATCAGAGGCGtccatctcttctcctcacGCTGATCCCCCTGTGCCCTCCGAACTCTCAGAGTTCCCCACCAGGAAATTATCTGTGAAGAGCCAGACTTGCCAGGACTTGGGATCTCACAGCAGCTCCACTTTGCACAGCACACCACTGCTGTCTGAGCGCACT CCAGAGGATGTGAATTTCTTCTTCTGCAAGGATGCAGATCCCTCCATGTCCAGTGACCTGTCTTCAGTGGCCATACCACCACCTGCTGGAGAGGAGGGATCAGAGCTGGGGCACTGCAGGGAGTTCCCCCTTGGGTTTGAACCTCTGCGTTCAGAGCAGCTGGCTGAGATGAAGTTGAATAGCTCTCCAGTGGTCAAGGATCCTTTCTGCTCACCTCTTCTGGCCCCTGATAGCATGTTGACAGGCCTGCCACCTGTACATATAGTG GCTTGTGCATTAGACCCCATGCTGGATGACTCTGTGATGTTTGCCAAGCGTTTGAGGAACTTGGACCAGCCTGTCACTCTGTGTGTGGTGGACGACCTCCCCCACGGCTTCCTCAGCCTATCGCAGCTCTCCAAGGAGACGAGAGAGGCTGCCAACGTCTGCGTGGAGCGTATCCGCGCTGTCTTCACCCAGAAGGACACCCCCCCAGAGCCGCGCAAGCACCGAAAGCTGGAACGGACCGATAGGGGTGTGTCAGCCTCTTCTGGGGAGGGTGCCTCCCTCTTTACTGGTCCTATCGAGGAAGAGGAGCAAGATGTCGGGCGTGGGGTCAAAATTGCTGATGGGGAGGACTTAGTTACTGTGGCAGCTCAGAATAGCACTGATGCTGGCGGTATTGGAGCTTAA
- the lipeb gene encoding hormone-sensitive lipase isoform X6, with the protein MDTKAVFAALYSVCEENATFFSGGAKGTQGDAARRLVDTMNLIQEHARSLEPVISGFASVYHHFDFDPHIPANGYRSLVKVVRCCILHIIHKGRYISANRRSIFFRVAHNAGEMEAYCSALCQLRALLYLAQRMLHDNSSGNLFFQDESGLSESFVREYSSMHKGCFYGRCLGFQFTPSIRPCLQTIAIGLVAFGENYKRHQSGIGVAASSLFTSGKYAIDPELRGAEFERITQNLDVHFWKTFWNITETELPSSLASMTSTQVKVNRPLSVPPVPFDLPLAANHRVSVTISPPSAHIGTAPVQMRLISYDLREGQDSETLLSLSRSEGGSISLSLGLKAKRLPSSPCLLIHFHGGGFVAQTSKSHEPYLKSWSQDLGVPVLSIDYSLAPEAPFPRALEECFYSYCWALRNHHLLGWTGEKVCLAGDSAGGNLCLTTSMRAAAFGVRMPDGIVAAYPATLLTAYASPSRLLSLMDPLLPLSVLSRCLSAYAGNEPQTEKQVEKVSTLSLVRRDTALMLRDFRQGASNWIHSLLDHNRAPASSGAAAEVPPGATDAVRKSISEASISSPHADPPVPSELSEFPTRKLSVKSQTCQDLGSHSSSTLHSTPLLSERTPEDVNFFFCKDADPSMSSDLSSVAIPPPAGEEGSELGHCREFPLGFEPLRSEQLAEMKLNSSPVVKDPFCSPLLAPDSMLTGLPPVHIVACALDPMLDDSVMFAKRLRNLDQPVTLCVVDDLPHGFLSLSQLSKETREAANVCVERIRAVFTQKDTPPEPRKHRKLERTDRGVSASSGEGASLFTGPIEEEEQDVGRGVKIADGEDLVTVAAQNSTDAGGIGA; encoded by the exons ATGGACACCAAGGCAGTGTTTGCGGCCCTGTACAGCGTGTGCGAAGAAAATGCCACTTTCTTCTCAGGAGGAGCCAAAGGAACACAGGGTGACGCGGCGCGGCGGCTGGTGGATACAATGAACTTGATCCAGGAGCACGCTCGCAGTCTGGAGCCGGTCATCTCTGGCTTCGCTTCAGTTTACCATCATTTTGACTTTGACCCACACATACCTGCTAATGGCTATCGTTCGCTGGTCAAG GTGGTGCGTTGCTGCATTCTCCACATCATCCACAAGGGGCGCTACATAAGCGCCAATCGCCGCAGCATCTTTTTTAGAGTAGCGCACAATGCAGGGGAGATGGAGGCATACTGCAGCGCCCTGTGTCAGCTGCGTGCCCTGCTCTACTTGGCTCAGCGCATGCTACATGACAACAGCTCTGGCAACTTGTTTTTCCAGGACGAAAGTGGCCTCAGCGAGAGCTTTGTCCGCGAGTACTCATCTATGCACAAGGGATGCTTCTATGGCCGTTGCCTGGGCTTTCAG TTTACTCCATCTATCCGACCCTGTCTCCAGACCATTGCTATCGGCCTTGTGGCCTTTGGAGAGAACTACAAGCGCCATCAGTCAGGAATAG GGGTGGCAGCCAGCTCGCTCTTTACCTCAGGGAAGTACGCCATTGACCCTGAGTTGAGAGGGGCGGAATTTGAACGCATCACCCAGAACCTGGACGTCCATTTTTGGAAGACCTTCTGGAACATTACTGAGACTGAACTCCCGTCG AGTCTGGCCAGTATGACATCCACTCAGGTTAAGGTGAACCGGCCTCTCTCTGTGCCCCCTGTGCCCTTTGACCTTCCCTTGGCGGCCAACCACAGAGTATCTGTAACCATTTCTCCACCGTCTGCGCACATTGGCACTGCTCCAGTTCAGATGAGGCTCATCTCTTATGACTTGCGTGAAGGACAG GACAGTGAAACCCTGCTATCTCTCTCCCGCTCTGAGGGAGGATCCATCTCTCTGTCGCTGGGGTTGAAGGCCAAGCGACTCCCCTCTTCTCCTTGCTTGCTGATCCACTTCCATGGAGGGGGCTTTGTGGCCCAGACGTCCAAGTCCCATGAG CCCTATCTGAAGAGTTGGTCCCAGGACCTTGGTGTCCCCGTCTTGTCAATTGACTACTCCCTGGCCCCTGAAGCCCCCTTTCCGAGGGCCTTGGAGGAGTGCTTCTATTCCTACTGCTGGGCTCTGAGAAACCACCACCTACTGG GATGGACCGGAGAGAAAGTATGTCTGGCTGGGGATAGTGCGGGAGGCAATTTGTGTCTGACGACATCGATGCGAGCGGCTGCCTTTGGTGTTCGAATGCCAGATGGCATCGTGGCAGCCTACCCGGCTACCCTGCTGACTGCCTACGCATCTCCCTCCCGTCTGCTTTCACTTATGGATCCCCTGCTTCCGCTCAGTGTGCTCTCTAGGTGTCTCAGTGCCTacgcag gcaATGAGCCACAGACTGAGAAGCAGGTAGAGAAAGTGAGCACACTGAGCCTGGTGAGAAGAGACACGGCGCTGATGCTGCGAGATTTCCGACAGGGAGCCTCCAACTGGATCCACTCTCTGCTGGATCACAACAGAGCTCCAGCTTCTTCTGGCGCAGCTGCAGAGGTGCCACCAGGAGCCACTG aTGCAGTGAGGAAGAGCATATCAGAGGCGtccatctcttctcctcacGCTGATCCCCCTGTGCCCTCCGAACTCTCAGAGTTCCCCACCAGGAAATTATCTGTGAAGAGCCAGACTTGCCAGGACTTGGGATCTCACAGCAGCTCCACTTTGCACAGCACACCACTGCTGTCTGAGCGCACT CCAGAGGATGTGAATTTCTTCTTCTGCAAGGATGCAGATCCCTCCATGTCCAGTGACCTGTCTTCAGTGGCCATACCACCACCTGCTGGAGAGGAGGGATCAGAGCTGGGGCACTGCAGGGAGTTCCCCCTTGGGTTTGAACCTCTGCGTTCAGAGCAGCTGGCTGAGATGAAGTTGAATAGCTCTCCAGTGGTCAAGGATCCTTTCTGCTCACCTCTTCTGGCCCCTGATAGCATGTTGACAGGCCTGCCACCTGTACATATAGTG GCTTGTGCATTAGACCCCATGCTGGATGACTCTGTGATGTTTGCCAAGCGTTTGAGGAACTTGGACCAGCCTGTCACTCTGTGTGTGGTGGACGACCTCCCCCACGGCTTCCTCAGCCTATCGCAGCTCTCCAAGGAGACGAGAGAGGCTGCCAACGTCTGCGTGGAGCGTATCCGCGCTGTCTTCACCCAGAAGGACACCCCCCCAGAGCCGCGCAAGCACCGAAAGCTGGAACGGACCGATAGGGGTGTGTCAGCCTCTTCTGGGGAGGGTGCCTCCCTCTTTACTGGTCCTATCGAGGAAGAGGAGCAAGATGTCGGGCGTGGGGTCAAAATTGCTGATGGGGAGGACTTAGTTACTGTGGCAGCTCAGAATAGCACTGATGCTGGCGGTATTGGAGCTTAA